The window GCCTTGTAGTGCATGCATATGTAAAGATGATTGTTATGGCATTTGTCCTGCTATGGCGTTTCAAAAAGCCGGAAATATGGTCATTCCAGGAGACTTGTGTTGCAGACTCTACAAAGAAGAGAGGTACAGATGGATAATCACCGAAGGATGGTCAAGCAAGGACTCATAGATCAGAATGATAAATGAAGTGCAATGTTCTGGCGCTTGTTGTCATTAGTGCCATTGCGAATAAGGAACACTGCAGAATAATGACTGAAGGTTTCCACCCTTGTAGCTCACTTTATATTTTACAATTCAGGAATATGCATTCAAGAGGAGCTTAGTTTGATAAGTACTCAAAAGTTAGTTAAAATCTATGAGGGCAATATTGTTGCGCTTGACAATATCAGTTTTAATATCGATCGTAAATGTAGCTTGATGGTCGCTGGTCCTAATGGTGCTGGTAAAACCACATTGCTTAGAATTCTGTCGACTGCTCTCTTACCTACATCGGGAGATGTTTTCGTTCTCGGATTCGATGTTGTTAAGCAAGCTAACGAAATCAGAAAAAGAGTTGCAATTGTGCCGCAAGATTCTTATCCAGATCCATATCTAACGCCGGAGCAATTTGTGTCTTGGTATTTAGTAGCGCGTGGCATGTCAATTAATGAAAGTAGAAAGCAAGCAAAATATGCATTGGAGCTTTTACGACTAGAACATGTTAGAAAAAGGAAATGCCTCACACTTAGCAGTGGTGAAAAGAAAAGGGTTATAGTAGCCGCAATTATGGCTACAAATGCCGAACTTCTAATTTTAGACGAACCTACAGCTGGTTTAGATCCTATGGGGAGAAGAGCCGTTTATGACATAATTAATAAGTTTAGCACAGATCATGGCATCATCATGAGCACTCATTTAATAAGCGAAGCTGAAACAGTTGCTGAAAAAGTACTTATAATCAACAAAGGTCGGATTTTAGCCTTGGACTCTGTTAAAGAACTATTGCGCAAAGTTGGACTCTATAAATATAGAGTCTTTATCGGGGAAGTGAGTAAAGATCTCGAAACTTATCTGGAGAATATGGATGTCAAATTCCTTTACGAAAGCGGAAGAATTACGATTTACATAAGAAGTTCTGAAGAACTTCAGCATTTAATATCCGAGCTTTCTAAGTTGAGAGTAAAATTTACTATTAAAGGAGTAACCCTAGAAGATGTTTTCATAGAACTCATGTCTAATCGGTGATGAAAGATGAAGCTTCTTAGAGTCCTTAGTGTCATGAGAATTTACAGTTCTTGGTTTTTAGCCAGCAAGCTTTGGATAGTCAACCAGCTCATAATACCATTTTCAATGTACATAATATTTGCACTTGTTATAGGTAAAGGTTTTGAAATCTACGCTTTGATAGGCGCCACAGTAACTTTGTCGTGGAATGCTGGTGCAAATGCTGTTTCGCAACAACTGTTTTTTCACAAACACTACTACAGAATTAAAGACATATTCGTTGTAAGTCCTTTACATCCATTAGAGTATGCTTTAGGATGCGGCATTGGAGCCTTATTGAATGCCGCCTTGCCCGCAATACCAGTGTTTGTAATGATGGCGATATATGTAGGTGAGTTGATAGTTCATGCTTTCACAGTGTTTATACTATCTTGGTTTTTAGGCACTCTTTTTGGATTCTGGTTAGGTAACTTTGCCAGAGATCCTGCCAAACTTAGTGCTATTGCTAACATCCTCTACAATCTTCTCATAATGCTGCCACCAGTGTACTATCCGGTCAGCGTACTTCCAAAATGGGCTACGTACCCGCCTTACTGGTGCCCACCGCCTCATTATCTCATCTATTAAGCTATCAATTCGCCCTAAACCAGAGCCCGCACATCATCGCACCAGCATCCATATTGTTTCTATATTCTTTGATTTTCATGTCACTGGTAATTAAATACACTAGGTGGTCTGAAAAATGAAGACTCTCTTTTCAATCTTTATCGTTATTCACGCAAGCGCAGCGCGCGCATAATAAGAGTGCAAGACAAGGCGATTCATATCGCCTTGTCTTTTATAAAAAGCAAGGGCTAGAGAGAAACTTATTTCTTTTCCGGTGAACCATTGATTTGGGCAAATACGCTCTCTTGAAATTAAATAACTTTATCCTAGGGGAGAGAAATTTAAAGAACGTATTAGAAGTGAATACCTCTTGACATCACTTTTTGCCAATGCTAACATCGGTAGAAAGCGATATGACGTTTGGTAAAAAATTAAGAAAATTAAGGGAAGCAAAGGGTTTAACTCAGCAACAATTGGCTGAGAAGCTTGGTTATGTAACTAATAGCTATGTTTCTGATGTTGAGAGTGGAAGGTTTATTCCTTCTAAGGAGAAGCTGAGAAAGATTGCTAAGGCTTTAGGCGTTCCATTCAGGCAATTGGATGGCCTTTTGATGGAGTCTAAACTTGAGCAGTTAGGGATAAAGGAAGCAGAATTAATCAGCCTTTTCAAGGATATTCCAAGCTTGCCAGAGAAAGATAAAAGGGCTATAATTAATGCTTACCTTTCCATTAAGGAAAGGAAGAAAAAGAAATCATGAGATGGCT of the Candidatus Thermoplasmatota archaeon genome contains:
- a CDS encoding SPASM domain-containing protein; protein product: KMGNLKRQRLEEIWTSNEFKLFRKKFVNAWKLLERKVPCSACICKDDCYGICPAMAFQKAGNMVIPGDLCCRLYKEERYRWIITEGWSSKDS
- a CDS encoding helix-turn-helix transcriptional regulator gives rise to the protein MTFGKKLRKLREAKGLTQQQLAEKLGYVTNSYVSDVESGRFIPSKEKLRKIAKALGVPFRQLDGLLMESKLEQLGIKEAELISLFKDIPSLPEKDKRAIINAYLSIKERKKKKS
- a CDS encoding ABC transporter permease gives rise to the protein MKLLRVLSVMRIYSSWFLASKLWIVNQLIIPFSMYIIFALVIGKGFEIYALIGATVTLSWNAGANAVSQQLFFHKHYYRIKDIFVVSPLHPLEYALGCGIGALLNAALPAIPVFVMMAIYVGELIVHAFTVFILSWFLGTLFGFWLGNFARDPAKLSAIANILYNLLIMLPPVYYPVSVLPKWATYPPYWCPPPHYLIY
- a CDS encoding ABC transporter ATP-binding protein: MISTQKLVKIYEGNIVALDNISFNIDRKCSLMVAGPNGAGKTTLLRILSTALLPTSGDVFVLGFDVVKQANEIRKRVAIVPQDSYPDPYLTPEQFVSWYLVARGMSINESRKQAKYALELLRLEHVRKRKCLTLSSGEKKRVIVAAIMATNAELLILDEPTAGLDPMGRRAVYDIINKFSTDHGIIMSTHLISEAETVAEKVLIINKGRILALDSVKELLRKVGLYKYRVFIGEVSKDLETYLENMDVKFLYESGRITIYIRSSEELQHLISELSKLRVKFTIKGVTLEDVFIELMSNR